One region of Salvelinus namaycush isolate Seneca chromosome 3, SaNama_1.0, whole genome shotgun sequence genomic DNA includes:
- the LOC120032393 gene encoding RING finger protein 145-like: MLVKDKLEAVLNVGLRVPSIMLLEVLYRWDVSSFFQKIQRSSLNNNPLFQYKYLALYLHYVGYILSLVLLTLPRQHLVKLYLYVLTALLLFAGHQVSRDYVRSELDSGYEGPLYLESLSMNRFSTALIAQLVVCTLCSCVMQTKRIWLFSAHLLPLVARLCLVPLETIVFINRFAMIFTGLEVIYFLASNLLVPYNLAKTAYRELVQVVEVYGLLALGMSLWNQLVLPVLFMCFWLVLFALQIYTYFSSRDKPTSRERLLFLFLTSIAECCSTPYSLLGLVFTVSFVALGVLTLCKFYLQGYRAFMNDNTMHRGMTEGITLLILAVQTGLIELQVIHRAFLLSIILFIVVASILQSMLEIADPIVLALGASRDKSLWKHFRAVSLCLFLLVFPAYMAYMICQFFHMDFWLLIIISSSILTSLQVLGTLLIYILFMVEEVRKEPVQNMDDVIYYVNGTYRLLEFLVALVVVAYGVSETVFGEWTVMGSTIIFIHSYYNVWLRAQLGWQSFLMRRDAVNKIKSLPTASDLQLEQYNDICAICYQDMKSAVITPCSHFFHAGCLKKWLYVQETCPLCHKQLKSQSQPTNATAAPAQDILPANPNPAEAGQGEPVASVAEGNETVTQNGVPVEESQARSSSSHANPDPEPEGQAEEAGPSQSSGESCLRHRQPQQSASCPEATTSTTCAADLQLELQRSASPCCL; the protein is encoded by the exons ATGTTGGTGAAAGACAAGCTGGAGGCGGTGCTGAACGTGGGGCTGCGTGTCCCCAGCATCATGCTGCTGGAGGTGCTTTACCGCTGGGATGTCAGCTCCTTCTTCCAGAAGATCCAGAGAAGCAGTCTCAACAACAACCCCCTCTTTCAGTACAAGTACCTGGCTCTCTACCTGCACTATGTTG GTTACATCCTCAGCCTGGTGCTCCTGACTCTGCCTCGTCAGCACCTGGTGAAGCTCTACCTGTACGTGCTCACTGCCCTGCTGCTCTTCGCCGGACACCAAGTctccag GGATTATGTCCGCAGTGAGCTGGACTCCGGGTACGAGGGACCGCTCTACCTGGAGTCGCTGTCCATGAACCGTTTCTCCACGGCCCTCATAG CTCAGCTTGTGGTATGCACCCTGTGCTCCTGCGTCATGCAGACCAAGAGGATCTGGCTGTTCTCTGCTCACCTGCTCCCCCTGGTGGCGCGCCTCTGCCTGGTCCCCCTGGAGACCATCGTGTTCATCAACCGCTTCGCCATGATCTTCACGGGCCTCGAAGTCATCTACTTCCTGGCCTCCAACCTGCTGGTGCCCTACAACCTGGCCAAGACCGCCTACAGGGAGCTGGTGCAG GTGGTGGAGGTGTATGGGCTGCTGGCTCTGGGGATGTCCCTGTGGAACCAGCTGGTTCTGCCTGTCCTCTTCATGTGCTTCTGGCTGGTGCTGTTTGCCCTGCAGATCTACACCTACTTCAGTAGCCGTGACAAGCCCACCTCCAGAGAGAGGttgctcttcctcttcctcaccag TATTGCagagtgctgcagcaccccctacTCCCTGCTGGGCCTGGTCTTCACCGTGTCCTTTGTGGCGCTGGGCGTCCTCACCCTCTGCAAGTTCTACCTGCAGGGCTACCGGGCCTTCATGAATGACAACACCATGCATCG GGGAATGACGGAGGGCATCACGCTACTGATCCTGGCTGTGCAGACGGGTCTGATTGAGCTGCAGGTCATCCACCGAGCCTTCCTCCTCAGTATCATCCTCTTCATCGTGGTGGCCTCCATCCTGCAGTCCATGCTGGAGATAGCTGACCCTATCGTACTGGCTCTGGGGGCCTCACGGGACAA GAGCCTGTGGAAGCACTTCCGGGCCGTGAGCCTGTGCCTGTTCCTGCTGGTCTTCCCAGCCTACATGGCCTACATGATCTGCCAGTTCTTCCACATGGACTTCTGGCTCCTCATCATCATCTCCTCCAGCATCCTCACCTCactgcag GTGCTGGGCACCCTGCTAATATACATCCTGTTCATGGTGGAGGAGGTCCGTAAGGAGCCCGTACAGAACATGGACGACGTGATCTACTACGTGAACGGGACCTACCGGCTGCTGGAGTTCCTGGTGGCGCTCGTGGTGGTGGCCTACGGCGTGTCTGAGACGGTGTTCGGGGAGTGGACGGTGATGGGCTCCACCATCATCTTCATCCACTCCTACTACAACGTGTGGCTGCGTGCCCAGCTGGGCTGGCAGAGCTTCCTGATGCGCCGAGACGCCGTCAACAAGATCAAGAGCCTGCCCACCGCTTCCGACCTGCAGCTGGAGCAGTACAATGACATCTGTGCTATCTGCTATCAG GACATGAAGTCTGCCGTCATCACCCCCTGCAGTCACTTCTTCCACGCTGGCTGCCTCAAGAAGTGGCTCTACGTACAGGAGACCTGCCCCCTCTGCCACAAACAGCTGAAGAGCCAATCACAGCCCACCAATGCCACCGCTGCACCCGCCCAGGACATTCTTCCAGCCAATCCCAACCCAGCAGAGGCTGGGCAAGGAGAGCCAGTGGCCAGTGTGGCTGAAGGGAACGAAACGGTGACTCAGAACGGTGTTCCTGTTGAAGAGAGCCAAGCCAGATCCTCTTCCTCCCATGCTAACCCTGACCCAGAGCCTGAGGGCCAGGCAGAGGAGGCAGGTCCGTCACAGAGCTCAGGGGAGTCATGTCTCAGGCATCGCCAGCCCCAGCAGTCTGCATCCTGCCCTGAAGCAACAACATCCACAACATGTGCAGCTGACCTCCAGTTAGAACTACAACGGTCTGCCAGCCCCTGCTGCCTCTGA